A genomic segment from Odontesthes bonariensis isolate fOdoBon6 chromosome 8, fOdoBon6.hap1, whole genome shotgun sequence encodes:
- the tbc1d30 gene encoding TBC1 domain family member 30 isoform X3: MRQERLPTAGRRPRAGAKQRQQGSGGVGSVISNVLKKRNGISRSAPRLLCTLEPGVDTRLKFTIEPSLGKNGFQQWYDALKAVARLPTGIPKEWRKRVWLTLADQYLHSISIDWEKTLRFAFNERSNPDDDSLGIQIVKDLHRTGCSSYCGQEGEQDRVVLKRVLLAYARWNKTVGYCQGFNVLAALILEVTEGNESDALKVMIYLIDKVLPDSYFANNLRALSVDMAVFRDLLRLKLPRLSQHLHYLQKAANRDAGGSYEPPLTNVFTMQWFLTMFATCLPAPTVLKIWDSVFFEGSEMLFRVALAIWERLGERIEYCQSADEFYSTMGCLTQEMLEHNLIDPAEVMQEVYAMAVFPFPQLAELREKYTYNITPFPTSVKSNGSGGPGSWESDDDADMDDEDSAVTALGCLGPLGGLLAPELQRYQRHLKDQRTEQGNIAELSPGAVGAGTGGGGVAKAEHQAAINSMMMERMSTDIYALKKQYTRIKRRQQQQAMQLYIRTGPGPEVTTSPGVLQKSSNTHSDPTDDKCPATRVLASQLNPSSSVINHLLLGRKPRDGCRSFRPTSDSTSDLPGFQCTSLSHSQESPSRQRCGSQLSNGTGSPGSAGSPWRAHVRQHRRNIARARAQLGFGDSEEREDKDDKEGESIMSEDEKRKNEDTKGDDGQTEGSDSSRPPSPNTSGASSVCEEAQQGSDVTKEAKVEDVMVQLDSLALENETKLICPNNPDTQPKLTESKSATPVPLLPPPPPSNRHKESDFSVSESHPDSDGHFPSLPPAQLSSNACIPSSTPSTPSSSPTPVPSSASSGASSSFSPTLASTPTPSSMSCLPSSSSANSLSALSLPASSTLYKTGSPSTPSLCSISSSRSNISSSPSTPALSSTASTPKQQIFSPFPCVKQPRKSVAARNLGLYGPTSRTPMVHFPQLSRSLNRSSAAGTTGSR; this comes from the exons ATGAGGCAGGAGCGGCTCCCCACCGCCGGCAGGAGGCCGAGGGCGGGCGCGAAGCAGCGGCAGCAGGGCTCGGGAGGGGTCGGCAGTGTCATCAGCAACGTTCTGAAGAAGCGGAACGGCATATCCAGGAGCGCACCCCGGCTGCTCTGCACCTTAGAGCCAG gtgtGGACACAAGGCTGAAGTTTACCATTGAGCCCTCCCTGGGAAAGAATGGCTTCCAGCAG TGGTATGATGCCCTCAAAGCTGTTGCAAGGCTTCCTACCGGGATCCCAAAGGAATGGAGAAAAAGG GTTTGGCTAACACTAGCAGACCAGTACCTGCACAGCATCTCTATCGACTGGGAGAAGACGCTTCGTTTTGCTTTCAACGAGCGCAGCAACCCAGACGATGACTCCCTCGGCATTCAAATCGTCAAG GACCTGCACCGAACAGGCTGCAGTTCTTATTGTGGCCAGGAGGGGGAGCAGGACAGGGTGGTGCTGAAGAGAGTGCTGCTGGCATATGCACGCTGGAATAAAACTGTAGGTTACTGCCAAGGATTCAACGTACTGGCTGCTCTTATACTGGAAGTTACAGAGGGCAATGAGAGTGATGCACTTaag GTGATGATCTATCTGATTGACAAGGTGCTGCCAGACAGTTATTTTGCCAACAACCTGCGTGCATTGTCAG TGGACATGGCGGTTTTCAGAGATCTGCTGCGTCTAAAGCTGCCCAGACTGTCGCAGCACCTCCACTACCTTCAGAAAGCAGCCAATCGAGATGCTGGAG GCAGCTACGAGCCTCCGCTCACCAACGTTTTCACTATGCAGTGGTTTTTGACCATGTTTGCCACCTGCCTGCCGGCGCCCACCGTTCTGAAGATCTGGGACTCGGTTTTCTTTGAAGGGTCGGAGATGCTGTTTCGGGTCGCTCTCGCCATCTGGGAGAGATTGGGAGA GAGGATTGAGTATTGCCAGTCAGCAGATGAGTTTTACAGCACAATGGGTTGTCTCACTCAGGAGATGCTGGAGCACAACCTCATCGATCCAGCTGAAGTCATGCAG GAGGTTTACGCCATGGCGGTGTTTCCCTTCCCCCAGCTGGCTGAGCTGAGAGAGAAATACACCTACAACATCACCCCTTTCCCTACCTCAGTAAAATCCAATGGAAG CGGTGGTCCGGGCAGCTGGGAGAGTGATGATGATGCCGACATGGATGATGAAGACTCTGCGGTGACGGCGCTAGGTTGTCTGGGGCCTCTGGGTGGCCTACTGGCTCCTGAGCTGCAGAGATACCAGAGGCATCTCAAAG ACCAGCGAACGGAGCAGGGGAACATTGCAGAGCTGAGCCCGGGAGCGGTGGGCGCTGGAACTGGTGGGGGAGGAGTTGCGAAGGCGGAGCATCAGGCAGCCATCAACAGCATGATGATGGAGAGAATGAGCACAGACATCTATGCACTAAAGAAGCAATACACACGCATCAAGAGACGGCAGCAGCAACAGGCTATGCAACTCTACATACGCACAG GACCTGGACCCGAAGTGACCACAAGTCCAGGGGTGCTTCAGAAGAGTTCCAACACACACAGCGACCCCACTGACG ACAAATGTCCTGCCACACGTGTCCTCGCCTCCCAGCTCAATCCTTCCAGTTCTGTGATCAACCACCTCCTTCTGGGCCGGAAACCACGTGACGGTTGCCGAAGCTTCAGACCAACATCTGATAGCACTTCTGATCTACCGGGGTTCCAATGTACTTCCCTGTCACACAGTCAGGAGTCCCCGTCTAGGCAGCGCTGTGGCTCGCAGCTCTCTAACGGCACTGGATCTCCAGGAAGCGCAGGTTCTCCTTGGCGTGCTCATGTTCGGCAGCATAGGAGGAATATTGCAAGGGCTCGAGCACAGCTTGGCTTTGGAGACTCAGAAGAAAGGGAAGATAAGGACGACAAGGAGGGAGAATCAATTATGTCGGAGGATGAGAAGAGGAAGAACGAGGATACGAAAGGAGATGATGGGCAGACAGAGGGGAGTGACTCCTCTAGGCCTCCGTCTCCCAATACCTCTGGTGCAAGTTCAGTGTGTGAAGAGGCTCAGCAGGGTTCAGATGTGACGAAAGAGGCAAAAGTTGAAGACGTGATGGTGCAGCTGGACTCCCTTGCCCTGGAAAATGAAACAAAGCTGATTTGCCCCAACAACCCAGATACACAGCCCAAACTAACAGAGTCTAAATCTGCAACCCCTGTCCCTCTGctccctccacctccaccctCAAATAGGCACAAGGAGTCTGACTTCTCGGTTTCAGAAAGCCACCCTGACTCTGACGGACACTTTCCCTCTCTACCTCCCGCTCAGCTCTCCTCTAACGCCTGCATCCCTTCTTCCACACCCTCCACTCCAAGTTCATCCCCCACTCCTGTTCCTTCATCAGCTTCTTCTGGTGCATCTTCATCATTCTCTCCTACACTCGCATCCACCCCAACGCCAAGCTCCATGTCCTGCCTCCCATCTTCTTCATCAGCCAATAGCTTATCTGCTCTGTCTCTTCCTGCCTCCTCCACCCTTTACAAAACCGGCTCCCCCTCCACTCCTTCACTCTGCTCCATTTCATCATCGAGGTCAAATATCTCTTCGTCCCCGTCAACCCCAGCACTCTCATCAACCGCCTCCACTCCTAAACAGCAGATCTTCTCCCCGTTCCCCTGCGTAAAGCAGCCCAGGAAATCTGTCGCAGCCAGAAACCTGGGTCTTTACGGACCCACATCCAGAACACCCATGGTACACTTCCCTCAGCTCAGCCGCAGCCTCAACCGCAGTAGTGCTGCTGGGACGACGGGGAGCCGATGA
- the tbc1d30 gene encoding TBC1 domain family member 30 isoform X4, translated as MRQERLPTAGRRPRAGAKQRQQGSGGVGSVISNVLKKRNGISRSAPRLLCTLEPGVDTRLKFTIEPSLGKNGFQQWYDALKAVARLPTGIPKEWRKRVWLTLADQYLHSISIDWEKTLRFAFNERSNPDDDSLGIQIVKDLHRTGCSSYCGQEGEQDRVVLKRVLLAYARWNKTVGYCQGFNVLAALILEVTEGNESDALKVMIYLIDKVLPDSYFANNLRALSVDMAVFRDLLRLKLPRLSQHLHYLQKAANRDAGGSYEPPLTNVFTMQWFLTMFATCLPAPTVLKIWDSVFFEGSEMLFRVALAIWERLGERIEYCQSADEFYSTMGCLTQEMLEHNLIDPAEVMQEVYAMAVFPFPQLAELREKYTYNITPFPTSVKSNGSGGPGSWESDDDADMDDEDSAVTALGCLGPLGGLLAPELQRYQRHLKDQRTEQGNIAELSPGAVGAGTGGGGVAKAEHQAAINSMMMERMSTDIYALKKQYTRIKRRQQQQAMQLYIRTDKCPATRVLASQLNPSSSVINHLLLGRKPRDGCRSFRPTSDSTSDLPGFQCTSLSHSQESPSRQRCGSQLSNGTGSPGSAGSPWRAHVRQHRRNIARARAQLGFGDSEEREDKDDKEGESIMSEDEKRKNEDTKGDDGQTEGSDSSRPPSPNTSGASSVCEEAQQGSDVTKEAKVEDVMVQLDSLALENETKLICPNNPDTQPKLTESKSATPVPLLPPPPPSNRHKESDFSVSESHPDSDGHFPSLPPAQLSSNACIPSSTPSTPSSSPTPVPSSASSGASSSFSPTLASTPTPSSMSCLPSSSSANSLSALSLPASSTLYKTGSPSTPSLCSISSSRSNISSSPSTPALSSTASTPKQQIFSPFPCVKQPRKSVAARNLGLYGPTSRTPMVHFPQLSRSLNRSSAAGTTGSR; from the exons ATGAGGCAGGAGCGGCTCCCCACCGCCGGCAGGAGGCCGAGGGCGGGCGCGAAGCAGCGGCAGCAGGGCTCGGGAGGGGTCGGCAGTGTCATCAGCAACGTTCTGAAGAAGCGGAACGGCATATCCAGGAGCGCACCCCGGCTGCTCTGCACCTTAGAGCCAG gtgtGGACACAAGGCTGAAGTTTACCATTGAGCCCTCCCTGGGAAAGAATGGCTTCCAGCAG TGGTATGATGCCCTCAAAGCTGTTGCAAGGCTTCCTACCGGGATCCCAAAGGAATGGAGAAAAAGG GTTTGGCTAACACTAGCAGACCAGTACCTGCACAGCATCTCTATCGACTGGGAGAAGACGCTTCGTTTTGCTTTCAACGAGCGCAGCAACCCAGACGATGACTCCCTCGGCATTCAAATCGTCAAG GACCTGCACCGAACAGGCTGCAGTTCTTATTGTGGCCAGGAGGGGGAGCAGGACAGGGTGGTGCTGAAGAGAGTGCTGCTGGCATATGCACGCTGGAATAAAACTGTAGGTTACTGCCAAGGATTCAACGTACTGGCTGCTCTTATACTGGAAGTTACAGAGGGCAATGAGAGTGATGCACTTaag GTGATGATCTATCTGATTGACAAGGTGCTGCCAGACAGTTATTTTGCCAACAACCTGCGTGCATTGTCAG TGGACATGGCGGTTTTCAGAGATCTGCTGCGTCTAAAGCTGCCCAGACTGTCGCAGCACCTCCACTACCTTCAGAAAGCAGCCAATCGAGATGCTGGAG GCAGCTACGAGCCTCCGCTCACCAACGTTTTCACTATGCAGTGGTTTTTGACCATGTTTGCCACCTGCCTGCCGGCGCCCACCGTTCTGAAGATCTGGGACTCGGTTTTCTTTGAAGGGTCGGAGATGCTGTTTCGGGTCGCTCTCGCCATCTGGGAGAGATTGGGAGA GAGGATTGAGTATTGCCAGTCAGCAGATGAGTTTTACAGCACAATGGGTTGTCTCACTCAGGAGATGCTGGAGCACAACCTCATCGATCCAGCTGAAGTCATGCAG GAGGTTTACGCCATGGCGGTGTTTCCCTTCCCCCAGCTGGCTGAGCTGAGAGAGAAATACACCTACAACATCACCCCTTTCCCTACCTCAGTAAAATCCAATGGAAG CGGTGGTCCGGGCAGCTGGGAGAGTGATGATGATGCCGACATGGATGATGAAGACTCTGCGGTGACGGCGCTAGGTTGTCTGGGGCCTCTGGGTGGCCTACTGGCTCCTGAGCTGCAGAGATACCAGAGGCATCTCAAAG ACCAGCGAACGGAGCAGGGGAACATTGCAGAGCTGAGCCCGGGAGCGGTGGGCGCTGGAACTGGTGGGGGAGGAGTTGCGAAGGCGGAGCATCAGGCAGCCATCAACAGCATGATGATGGAGAGAATGAGCACAGACATCTATGCACTAAAGAAGCAATACACACGCATCAAGAGACGGCAGCAGCAACAGGCTATGCAACTCTACATACGCACAG ACAAATGTCCTGCCACACGTGTCCTCGCCTCCCAGCTCAATCCTTCCAGTTCTGTGATCAACCACCTCCTTCTGGGCCGGAAACCACGTGACGGTTGCCGAAGCTTCAGACCAACATCTGATAGCACTTCTGATCTACCGGGGTTCCAATGTACTTCCCTGTCACACAGTCAGGAGTCCCCGTCTAGGCAGCGCTGTGGCTCGCAGCTCTCTAACGGCACTGGATCTCCAGGAAGCGCAGGTTCTCCTTGGCGTGCTCATGTTCGGCAGCATAGGAGGAATATTGCAAGGGCTCGAGCACAGCTTGGCTTTGGAGACTCAGAAGAAAGGGAAGATAAGGACGACAAGGAGGGAGAATCAATTATGTCGGAGGATGAGAAGAGGAAGAACGAGGATACGAAAGGAGATGATGGGCAGACAGAGGGGAGTGACTCCTCTAGGCCTCCGTCTCCCAATACCTCTGGTGCAAGTTCAGTGTGTGAAGAGGCTCAGCAGGGTTCAGATGTGACGAAAGAGGCAAAAGTTGAAGACGTGATGGTGCAGCTGGACTCCCTTGCCCTGGAAAATGAAACAAAGCTGATTTGCCCCAACAACCCAGATACACAGCCCAAACTAACAGAGTCTAAATCTGCAACCCCTGTCCCTCTGctccctccacctccaccctCAAATAGGCACAAGGAGTCTGACTTCTCGGTTTCAGAAAGCCACCCTGACTCTGACGGACACTTTCCCTCTCTACCTCCCGCTCAGCTCTCCTCTAACGCCTGCATCCCTTCTTCCACACCCTCCACTCCAAGTTCATCCCCCACTCCTGTTCCTTCATCAGCTTCTTCTGGTGCATCTTCATCATTCTCTCCTACACTCGCATCCACCCCAACGCCAAGCTCCATGTCCTGCCTCCCATCTTCTTCATCAGCCAATAGCTTATCTGCTCTGTCTCTTCCTGCCTCCTCCACCCTTTACAAAACCGGCTCCCCCTCCACTCCTTCACTCTGCTCCATTTCATCATCGAGGTCAAATATCTCTTCGTCCCCGTCAACCCCAGCACTCTCATCAACCGCCTCCACTCCTAAACAGCAGATCTTCTCCCCGTTCCCCTGCGTAAAGCAGCCCAGGAAATCTGTCGCAGCCAGAAACCTGGGTCTTTACGGACCCACATCCAGAACACCCATGGTACACTTCCCTCAGCTCAGCCGCAGCCTCAACCGCAGTAGTGCTGCTGGGACGACGGGGAGCCGATGA
- the tbc1d30 gene encoding TBC1 domain family member 30 isoform X5 gives MAQGRTTEAGHAGVDTRLKFTIEPSLGKNGFQQWYDALKAVARLPTGIPKEWRKRVWLTLADQYLHSISIDWEKTLRFAFNERSNPDDDSLGIQIVKDLHRTGCSSYCGQEGEQDRVVLKRVLLAYARWNKTVGYCQGFNVLAALILEVTEGNESDALKVMIYLIDKVLPDSYFANNLRALSVDMAVFRDLLRLKLPRLSQHLHYLQKAANRDAGGSYEPPLTNVFTMQWFLTMFATCLPAPTVLKIWDSVFFEGSEMLFRVALAIWERLGERIEYCQSADEFYSTMGCLTQEMLEHNLIDPAEVMQEVYAMAVFPFPQLAELREKYTYNITPFPTSVKSNGSGGPGSWESDDDADMDDEDSAVTALGCLGPLGGLLAPELQRYQRHLKDQRTEQGNIAELSPGAVGAGTGGGGVAKAEHQAAINSMMMERMSTDIYALKKQYTRIKRRQQQQAMQLYIRTGPGPEVTTSPGVLQKSSNTHSDPTDDKCPATRVLASQLNPSSSVINHLLLGRKPRDGCRSFRPTSDSTSDLPGFQCTSLSHSQESPSRQRCGSQLSNGTGSPGSAGSPWRAHVRQHRRNIARARAQLGFGDSEEREDKDDKEGESIMSEDEKRKNEDTKGDDGQTEGSDSSRPPSPNTSGASSVCEEAQQGSDVTKEAKVEDVMVQLDSLALENETKLICPNNPDTQPKLTESKSATPVPLLPPPPPSNRHKESDFSVSESHPDSDGHFPSLPPAQLSSNACIPSSTPSTPSSSPTPVPSSASSGASSSFSPTLASTPTPSSMSCLPSSSSANSLSALSLPASSTLYKTGSPSTPSLCSISSSRSNISSSPSTPALSSTASTPKQQIFSPFPCVKQPRKSVAARNLGLYGPTSRTPMVHFPQLSRSLNRSSAAGTTGSR, from the exons ATGGCGCAAGGGAGAACGACAGAAGCGGGCCACGCAG gtgtGGACACAAGGCTGAAGTTTACCATTGAGCCCTCCCTGGGAAAGAATGGCTTCCAGCAG TGGTATGATGCCCTCAAAGCTGTTGCAAGGCTTCCTACCGGGATCCCAAAGGAATGGAGAAAAAGG GTTTGGCTAACACTAGCAGACCAGTACCTGCACAGCATCTCTATCGACTGGGAGAAGACGCTTCGTTTTGCTTTCAACGAGCGCAGCAACCCAGACGATGACTCCCTCGGCATTCAAATCGTCAAG GACCTGCACCGAACAGGCTGCAGTTCTTATTGTGGCCAGGAGGGGGAGCAGGACAGGGTGGTGCTGAAGAGAGTGCTGCTGGCATATGCACGCTGGAATAAAACTGTAGGTTACTGCCAAGGATTCAACGTACTGGCTGCTCTTATACTGGAAGTTACAGAGGGCAATGAGAGTGATGCACTTaag GTGATGATCTATCTGATTGACAAGGTGCTGCCAGACAGTTATTTTGCCAACAACCTGCGTGCATTGTCAG TGGACATGGCGGTTTTCAGAGATCTGCTGCGTCTAAAGCTGCCCAGACTGTCGCAGCACCTCCACTACCTTCAGAAAGCAGCCAATCGAGATGCTGGAG GCAGCTACGAGCCTCCGCTCACCAACGTTTTCACTATGCAGTGGTTTTTGACCATGTTTGCCACCTGCCTGCCGGCGCCCACCGTTCTGAAGATCTGGGACTCGGTTTTCTTTGAAGGGTCGGAGATGCTGTTTCGGGTCGCTCTCGCCATCTGGGAGAGATTGGGAGA GAGGATTGAGTATTGCCAGTCAGCAGATGAGTTTTACAGCACAATGGGTTGTCTCACTCAGGAGATGCTGGAGCACAACCTCATCGATCCAGCTGAAGTCATGCAG GAGGTTTACGCCATGGCGGTGTTTCCCTTCCCCCAGCTGGCTGAGCTGAGAGAGAAATACACCTACAACATCACCCCTTTCCCTACCTCAGTAAAATCCAATGGAAG CGGTGGTCCGGGCAGCTGGGAGAGTGATGATGATGCCGACATGGATGATGAAGACTCTGCGGTGACGGCGCTAGGTTGTCTGGGGCCTCTGGGTGGCCTACTGGCTCCTGAGCTGCAGAGATACCAGAGGCATCTCAAAG ACCAGCGAACGGAGCAGGGGAACATTGCAGAGCTGAGCCCGGGAGCGGTGGGCGCTGGAACTGGTGGGGGAGGAGTTGCGAAGGCGGAGCATCAGGCAGCCATCAACAGCATGATGATGGAGAGAATGAGCACAGACATCTATGCACTAAAGAAGCAATACACACGCATCAAGAGACGGCAGCAGCAACAGGCTATGCAACTCTACATACGCACAG GACCTGGACCCGAAGTGACCACAAGTCCAGGGGTGCTTCAGAAGAGTTCCAACACACACAGCGACCCCACTGACG ACAAATGTCCTGCCACACGTGTCCTCGCCTCCCAGCTCAATCCTTCCAGTTCTGTGATCAACCACCTCCTTCTGGGCCGGAAACCACGTGACGGTTGCCGAAGCTTCAGACCAACATCTGATAGCACTTCTGATCTACCGGGGTTCCAATGTACTTCCCTGTCACACAGTCAGGAGTCCCCGTCTAGGCAGCGCTGTGGCTCGCAGCTCTCTAACGGCACTGGATCTCCAGGAAGCGCAGGTTCTCCTTGGCGTGCTCATGTTCGGCAGCATAGGAGGAATATTGCAAGGGCTCGAGCACAGCTTGGCTTTGGAGACTCAGAAGAAAGGGAAGATAAGGACGACAAGGAGGGAGAATCAATTATGTCGGAGGATGAGAAGAGGAAGAACGAGGATACGAAAGGAGATGATGGGCAGACAGAGGGGAGTGACTCCTCTAGGCCTCCGTCTCCCAATACCTCTGGTGCAAGTTCAGTGTGTGAAGAGGCTCAGCAGGGTTCAGATGTGACGAAAGAGGCAAAAGTTGAAGACGTGATGGTGCAGCTGGACTCCCTTGCCCTGGAAAATGAAACAAAGCTGATTTGCCCCAACAACCCAGATACACAGCCCAAACTAACAGAGTCTAAATCTGCAACCCCTGTCCCTCTGctccctccacctccaccctCAAATAGGCACAAGGAGTCTGACTTCTCGGTTTCAGAAAGCCACCCTGACTCTGACGGACACTTTCCCTCTCTACCTCCCGCTCAGCTCTCCTCTAACGCCTGCATCCCTTCTTCCACACCCTCCACTCCAAGTTCATCCCCCACTCCTGTTCCTTCATCAGCTTCTTCTGGTGCATCTTCATCATTCTCTCCTACACTCGCATCCACCCCAACGCCAAGCTCCATGTCCTGCCTCCCATCTTCTTCATCAGCCAATAGCTTATCTGCTCTGTCTCTTCCTGCCTCCTCCACCCTTTACAAAACCGGCTCCCCCTCCACTCCTTCACTCTGCTCCATTTCATCATCGAGGTCAAATATCTCTTCGTCCCCGTCAACCCCAGCACTCTCATCAACCGCCTCCACTCCTAAACAGCAGATCTTCTCCCCGTTCCCCTGCGTAAAGCAGCCCAGGAAATCTGTCGCAGCCAGAAACCTGGGTCTTTACGGACCCACATCCAGAACACCCATGGTACACTTCCCTCAGCTCAGCCGCAGCCTCAACCGCAGTAGTGCTGCTGGGACGACGGGGAGCCGATGA
- the prkcq gene encoding protein kinase C theta type, with product MSPFLRIGFSNFEIDPGLAYYEEVLNPYCAVYMKEAIETEKGQVYKQKKPTMYPPWSTTFDAHVHRGRIMHVMVKDRTAELKSEATVALDSLATRCKKENGKLEIWLELKPQGRVLMEARYYLEKSDAAGQTEANQESERESEGLFTLHQRRGAIKQAKVHLVKCHEFSATFFPQPTFCSVCKEFVWGLNKQGYQCRECNAAIHKKCIDKVIAKCTGSAINSKETMIHKERFKIDMPHRFKVHNYKSPTFCEHCGTLLWGLAKQGLKCEECSMNVHHKCQRKVANLCGVNQKLMAEALAVIGSKQQAKTPRESEIIGREGPVGIGQPGVIRAPSGLVSGLPATATPANKDIQGVSWEGPTDISRSTTEALPEEPLYAVPRKDHQSKFAIDDFTLHKMLGKGSFGKVFLAELKRSGQFYAVKALKKDVVLMDDDVECTMVERRVLSLAWENPFLTHLYCTFQTKENLFFVMEYLNGGDLMFHIQTCHKFDLYRATFYAAEIICGLQFLHSKGIIYRDLKLDNVLLDSDGHIKIADFGMCKESMLDDLRTSTFCGTPDYIAPEILLGQKYNSSVDWWSFGVLLYEMLIGQSPFHGRDEEQLFQSIRTDNPIYPSWLTKAAKDMLVKLFVREPEERLGVKGNIRKHSFFSSTDWNALEQRQVTPPFRPTLTSPSDCSNFDKEFINEKPRLSCADRTLINSVDQTMFRNFSFVNPGMARIAAR from the exons AGAAGGGTCAAGTGTACAAGCAGAAGAAACCCACTATGTACCCGCCGTGGAGCACCACTTTCGACGCCCACGTCCACCGCGGGCGCATCATGCACGTGATGGTGAAGGACCGGACGGCGGAGCTCAAATCTGAGGCCACGGTGGCGCTGGACTCACTGGCAACGCGCTGCAAGAAGGAGAACGGCAAGCTGGAGATTTGG TTGGAGCTGAAACCACAGGGTCGCGTGCTGATGGAAGCCAGATACTACCTGGAGAAAAGTG ATGCTGCAGGTCAGACTGAGGCAAACCAGGAGTCTGAGCGCGAGAGCGAGGGTCTGTTCACCCTCCATCAGCGACGTGGCGCCATCAAACAGGCCAAAGTCCACCTCGTCAAATGTCACGAGTTCAGTGCAACATTTTTCCCTCAACCGACCTTCTGCTCCGTCTGCAAAGAGTTTGTCTG GGGGCTTAACAAGCAGGGCTACCAATGCAGAG aGTGCAACGCAGCTATTCACAAAAAATGCATAGACAAAGTTATCGCCAAGTGCACCGGTTCAGCCATAAACAGCAAAGAAACAATG ATCCACAAGGAGCGCTTCAAAATCGACATGCCCCACAGGTTTAAAGTCCACAACTACAAAAGTCCCACCTTCTGCGAACACTGCGGGACGCTGCTGTGGGGGCTCGCCAAGCAGGGgctcaaatgtgagg AATGTAGCATGAATGTCCACCATAAATGCCAGAGGAAAGTAGCCAACCTCTGTGGCGTCAACCAAAAGCTGATGGCAGAGGCTCTGGCCGTCATCGGGAGCAAACAGCAG GCGAAAACCCCCAGAGAGTCCGAAATCATTGGTCGAGAAGGTCCAGTTGGCATTGGCCAGCCTGGAGTGATCCGAGCTCCGTCCGGGTTAGTAAGTGGTCTACCTGCCACAGCGACACCTGCCAACAAAG ATATCCAGGGTGTTTCGTGGGAGGGACCAACAGACATCAGCAGGTCGACCACTGAGGCGCTTCCAGAAGAGCCTCTGTACGCAGTGCCAAGGAAGGACCATCAATCGAAATTCGCCATTGATGACTTTACCCTGCACAAGATGCTTGGAAAAGGCAGCTTCGGAAAG GTGTTTCTGGCCGAGTTGAAAAGGAGCGGGCAGTTTTATGCAGTTAAGGCTTTGAAGAAAGACGTGGTCCTGATGGACGACGACGTCGAGTGCACCATGGTGGAGAGGAGGGTTCTGTCTTTGGCCTGGGAGAATCCTTTTCTCACGCATCTGTACTGCACATTCCAGACCAAG GAAAACCTGTTCTTTGTAATGGAGTACCTGAATGGAGGGGATCTCATGTTTCACATCCAGACCTGCCACAAGTTTGATTTGTATAGAGCCAC CTTCTATGCAGCCGAGATCATCTGCGGACTCCAGTTCCTGCACTCTAAAGGAATCATTTACAG AGATCTGAAGCTGGACAATGTGCTGCTGGATTCAGATGGTCACATAAAGATAGCCGACTTTGGTATGTGTAAGGAGAGCATGCTGGACGACTTGCGGACCTCCACCTTCTGTGGAACCCCCGACTACATCGCCCCTGAG ATTCTGCTGGGTCAGAAGTACAACAGCTCAGTGGACTGGTGGTCGTTCGGAGTGCTGCTCTACGAGATGCTGATTGGTCAGTCTCCGTTCCACGGCCGTGATGAGGAGCAACTATTTCAGTCCATACGGACGGATAACCCTATTTATCCCAGCTGGCTCACCAAAGCTGCCAAAGACATGCTCGTCAAG CTGTTTGTCAGGGAACCCGAGGAGCGGCTGGGAGTGAAGGGAAACATCAGGAAGCACAGTTTCTTCAGCAGCACCGACTGGAACGCCCTGGAGCAACGGCAGGTGACACCACCCTTCAGACCCACCCTA ACGTCGCCCAGCGACTGCAGCAACTTTGACAAAGAGTTCATCAACGAGAAGCCGAGGCTATCGTGTGCTGACCGGACGCTCATCAACAGCGTCGACCAGACGATGTTCAGAAACTTCTCCTTCGTCAACCCCGGGATGGCTCGCATCGCAGCGCGTTGA